The following proteins are encoded in a genomic region of Takifugu flavidus isolate HTHZ2018 chromosome 3, ASM371156v2, whole genome shotgun sequence:
- the LOC130522896 gene encoding claudin domain-containing protein 1-like isoform X1: MVDNRYATALVIACVLSILATVYLSVAIGTQHWYQYSSPAVRGEANASELRFLYEEFIDGEFDEKTYSDTLFRLNGTVSLWWRCVLVPNSAHWYKEPDAKMVLECRSFTLPQQFTPKYKEPGNHNSGEDLLRTYLWRCQFLLPLVSLGLVVLAGLTGFCACLCRSFAPTLGIGILQLLAGLCTLATVCCHLAGMDLLHRVSMLPDKVDGSLGWSLYLALISSPLHMMAAALLVWAARSHSQSYYRMSAYRVA; encoded by the exons ATGGTGGACAACCGCTACGCCACAGCTTTGGTGATCGCCTGCGTGCTGAGCATCCTGGCCACTGTGTATCTGTCGGTGGCCATCGGGACGCAGCACTGGTACCAGTACAGCAGCCCCGCCGTGCGCGGCGAGGCCAACGCGTCCGAGCTTCGCTTCCTATACGAGGAGTTTATTGACGGGGAGTTCGATGAGAAAACCTACAGCGACACCTTATTCCGTCTCAACGGGACTGTGAGCCTCTGGTGGCGCTGTGTGCTCGTCCCCAACAGCGCTCATTGGTACAAGGAGCCAG ATGCTAagatggtgttggagtgtcgaAGCTTCACTCTACCTCAGCAGTTCACGCCAAAATATAAAGAACCTGGAAACCACAACAGTGGAGAGGACCTTCTGCGAACCT ACTTGTGGAGGTGTCAGTTTCTCTTGCCATTGGTTTCATTGGGTCTGGTCGTGCTTGCCGGTCTAACTGGTTTCTGTGCATGCCTATGCCGAAGCTTTGCTCCTACCCTTGGCATCGGAATACTTCAACTGCTAGCTG GTCTGTGTACTTTAGCTACAGTGTGCTGCCATCTGGCAGGGATGGACCTGCTTCACCGGGTATCCATGCTTCCCGACAAGGTAGACGGCTCTCTGGGCTGGTCCCTCTACCTGGCCCTCATCTCCTCACCGCTCCACATGATGGCCGCTGCCCTGCTGGTGTGGGCAGCACGCAGTCACAGCCAGAGCTACTATCGCATGTCGGCCTACCGGGTGGCGTAG
- the LOC130523384 gene encoding mucin-2-like yields the protein MQLQLILGLCSATISPFLTSQTSQYDEVAETLAIAASSNETLSVALSASSIQTISGPVPLTTEPATTTTTSSSTTTSPSTTSATTSSPTTSATTSQTSSSTTSPSTTSATTSSPTTSATTSQTSSSTTSPSTTSATTASPTTSASSGVEPIYIVSATLPQETFQEELTNPNSTTYKELERRVIDTCTPIYTRKYGTSFVRCFVKQFRPVRLREDATAADIGVVLRNNIPISDLPNNDEVAETLAIAASSNETLSVALSASSIQTISGPVPLTTEPATTTTTSSSTTTSPSTTSATTSSPTTSATTSQTSSSTTSPSTTSATTASPTTSASSGVEPIYIVSATLPQETFQEELTNPNSTTYKELERRVIDTCTPIYTRKYGTRFVRCFVKQFRPVRLREDATAADIGVVLRNNIPISDLPNNDEVAETLAIAASSNETLSVALSASSIQTICK from the exons ATGCAACTGCAGCTGATATTGGGGTTGTGCTCCGCAACAATATCCCCATTTCTGACCTCCCAAACCTCCCAATATGACGAAGTTGCTGAAACTTTAGCAATTGCAGCAAGTAGCAATGAGACCTTAAGTGTGGCTCTGTCTGCATCCTCAATCCAAACTATAT cTGGTCCAGTTCCTTTAACTACTGAGCCTGCAACTACAACAAccacatcaagttcaacaacaacaagtccatccacaacttctgcaactacatcatcaccaaccacatcagcaacaaccagtcaaacatcaagttcaacaacaagtccatccacaacttctgcaactacatcgtcaccaacaacatcagcaacaaccagtcaaacatctagttcaacaacaagtccatccacaacttctgcaactacagcatcaccaaccacatcagcaagtTCAGGTGTTGAGCCAATCTATATTGTTTCAGCAACTTTACCTCAAGAGACTTTTCAAGAAGAACTGACTAACCCAAACAGCACAACATACAAAGAACTTGAACGTCGAGTAATAGACACG tgtacacCTATCTACACAAGAAAATATGGAACGAGTTTTGTCCGCTGCTTTGTGAAACAATTCCG CCCTGTGCGTCTACGAGAAGATGCAACTGCAGCTGATATTGGGGTTGTGCTCCGCAACAATATCCCCATTTCTGACCTCCCAAATAATGACGAAGTTGCTGAAACTTTAGCAATTGCAGCAAGTAGCAATGAGACCTTAAGTGTGGCTCTGTCTGCATCCTCAATCCAAACTATAT cTGGTCCAGTTCCTTTAACTACTGAGCCTGCAACTACAACAAccacatcaagttcaacaacaacaagtccatccacaacttctgcaactacatcatcaccaaccacatcagcaacaaccagtcaaacatcaagttcaacaacaagtccatccacaacttctgcaactacagcatcaccaaccacatcagcaagtTCAGGTGTTGAGCCAATCTATATTGTTTCAGCAACTTTACCTCAAGAGACTTTTCAAGAAGAACTGACTAACCCAAACAGCACAACATACAAAGAACTTGAACGTCGAGTAATAGACACG tgtacacCTATCTACACAAGAAAATATGGAACGAGATTTGTCCGCTGCTTTGTGAAACAATTCCG CCCTGTGCGTCTACGAGAAGATGCAACTGCAGCTGATATTGGGGTTGTGCTCCGCAACAATATCCCCATTTCTGACCTCCCAAATAATGACGAAGTTGCTGAAACTTTAGCAATTGCAGCAAGTAGCAATGAGACCTTAAGTGTGGCTCTGTCTGCATCCTCAATCCAAACTATATGTAAGTAA
- the LOC130522896 gene encoding claudin domain-containing protein 1-like isoform X2: MVDNRYATALVIACVLSILATVYLSVAIGTQHWYQYSSPAVRGEANASELRFLYEEFIDGEFDEKTYSDTLFRLNGTVSLWWRCVLVPNSAHWYKEPDAKMVLECRSFTLPQQFTPKYKEPGNHNSGEDLLRTCLCTLATVCCHLAGMDLLHRVSMLPDKVDGSLGWSLYLALISSPLHMMAAALLVWAARSHSQSYYRMSAYRVA; this comes from the exons ATGGTGGACAACCGCTACGCCACAGCTTTGGTGATCGCCTGCGTGCTGAGCATCCTGGCCACTGTGTATCTGTCGGTGGCCATCGGGACGCAGCACTGGTACCAGTACAGCAGCCCCGCCGTGCGCGGCGAGGCCAACGCGTCCGAGCTTCGCTTCCTATACGAGGAGTTTATTGACGGGGAGTTCGATGAGAAAACCTACAGCGACACCTTATTCCGTCTCAACGGGACTGTGAGCCTCTGGTGGCGCTGTGTGCTCGTCCCCAACAGCGCTCATTGGTACAAGGAGCCAG ATGCTAagatggtgttggagtgtcgaAGCTTCACTCTACCTCAGCAGTTCACGCCAAAATATAAAGAACCTGGAAACCACAACAGTGGAGAGGACCTTCTGCGAACCT GTCTGTGTACTTTAGCTACAGTGTGCTGCCATCTGGCAGGGATGGACCTGCTTCACCGGGTATCCATGCTTCCCGACAAGGTAGACGGCTCTCTGGGCTGGTCCCTCTACCTGGCCCTCATCTCCTCACCGCTCCACATGATGGCCGCTGCCCTGCTGGTGTGGGCAGCACGCAGTCACAGCCAGAGCTACTATCGCATGTCGGCCTACCGGGTGGCGTAG